A stretch of Triticum aestivum cultivar Chinese Spring chromosome 1D, IWGSC CS RefSeq v2.1, whole genome shotgun sequence DNA encodes these proteins:
- the LOC123181613 gene encoding probable xyloglucan galactosyltransferase GT19, giving the protein MPNSLLLLLLLVLRAVTGDAAADSADPCAGRRIHIRDLPPRFNTHLFRHCDAAFPLADPSSSATSTPTCESLANHGLGPRTHARSCSWYRTDARLLEPFFHRRLLERRCLVADPGLADAVFLPYYAALDSIPYVLDPSLLNSSALHGASLAQFLARDRPQILARRHGHDHFMVLGGSAWDHSQPPRAEPRLLGTTSLVRLPEFENFTFLALESRSWPWQEHAIPHPTSFHPASLPRLEAWLARARRSRRTTLMLFAGGVSRPSRPNIRGSILAECANRTDACVVVDCSAGKCSHDPVRYMRPMLGAKFCLEPPGDTPTRRSTFDAILAGCVPVFFEDAAARRQYGWHLPPGRYDEFSVYIQKETVVLGGVKIAETLAAVPEAEVRRMRERALEMAPRVLYRRHGSTAELREAGKDAVDLAVDGALRRIRRRARALEEGQPERIYAQEDDSVDA; this is encoded by the coding sequence ATGCCCAATtctctcctgctcctcctcctcctcgtcctccgcgCAGTCACCGGAGACGCCGCCGCCGATTCGGCAGACCCCTGCGCGGGCCGCAGGATCCACATCCGGGACTTGCCCCCGCGCTTCAACACGCACCTCTTTCGCCACTGCGACGCCGCCTTCCCGCTCGCCGACCCGTCCTCGTCGGCCACCTCCACGCCGACCTGCGAGTCGCTCGCCAACCACGGGCTCGGCCCGCGCACCCACGCCCGCAGCTGCTCCTGGTACCGCACGGACGCGCGCCTCCTCGAGCCCTTCttccaccgccgactcctcgagcGCCGCTGCCTCGTCGCCGACCCTGGCCTCGCCGACGCCGTCTTCCTCCCGTACTACGCGGCGCTCGACTCTATCCCCTACGTGCTCGACCCCTCGCTCCTCAACTCCTCCGCGCTTCACGGCGCGTCCCTTGCCCAGTTCCTGGCGCGCGACCGGCCCCAGATCCTGGCGCGTCGGCATGGGCACGACCATTTCATGGTCCTCGGCGGGTCCGCGTGGGACCACTCGCAGCCGCCGCGCGCGGAGCCCCGGCTGCTGGGCACCACGTCGCTGGTCAGGCTGCCGGAGTTCGAGAACTTCACGTTCCTGGCGCTCGAGTCGCGCTCGTGGCCGTGGCAGGAGCACGCGATCCCGCACCCGACGTCTTTCCACCCGGCTTCGCTCCCGCGGCTGGAGGCCTGGCTTGCGCGCGCGCGGCGCTCCCGCCGCACCACGCTGATGCTCTTCGCCGGCGGCGTCTCGCGCCCGTCCAGGCCCAACATCCGGGGCTCCATCCTCGCCGAGTGCGCGAACCGCACTGACGCGTGCGTCGTCGTGGACTGCTCGGCCGGCAAGTGCTCCCACGACCCCGTCCGGTACATGCGCCCGATGCTGGGTGCCAAGTTCTGCCTGGAGCCGCCGGGGGACACGCCGACGCGGCGGTCCACGTTCGACGCCATACTCGCCGGGTGCGTGCCGGTGTTCTTCGAGGACGCCGCGGCGAGGCGGCAGTACGGCTGGCACCTTCCCCCCGGGCGGTACGACGAGTTCTCCGTGTACATACAGAAGGAGACGGTGGTGCTCGGGGGCGTGAAGATCGCCGAGACGCTGGCGGCCGTGCCCGAGGCGGAGGTGCGGAGGATGCGGGAGCGCGCGCTGGAGATGGCGCCCAGGGTGCTGTACCGGAGGCACGGGAGCACCGCAGAGCTGAGAGAGGCGGGCAAGGACGCGGTGGACCTCGCCGTGGACGGCGCGCTCCGGAGGATACGCAGGCGGGCTCGCGCGCTGGAGGAAGGCCAGCCGGAGAGGATATACGCGCAGGAGGACGACAGTGTCGACGCGTAG